cactcgccactaggccatatccccagccccagttttttctctttccctatcACAGAAAGTATACTCTCTCAAAATTATCATTTGTCGATAAGCAGCCTTTGGCTTTCTGTTCATTGGTAGCATAGACTGAATTTCCTCTGCAGGAGTGCAATAGGAATGAGCCAGTTGCTCTAGTAGTACAGCTGCAGCTCTGGTGAGCCAGCAGTACCTCCCATCATCTCTACTTCTCTCTCCAGGACCCACTTCCTCCTTCGTCCTTCTGCACTGTTTCCAGATAGAGCTTTTCCATGTAGTTCTCCTACTGTGGCTCCTGCTCCTCTATGGTTCCAGTGGTCTTGTGGCTTTTGCTCACATCTTTCATGTAGACCTCTCTCATTTTGGGGTCACTCTATTCTCTATTGACTCATTCACAAATGAAGAGCTAATTGATTGATCTGCCATCATCACAGGAGTGTCTCAGTCAGACAGAGTTCTCATGGGCCTGCCGTGGGATCAGCTACACATTTTTCAATAACTCATGTGGATTGGATAGTGGCATCTGTATAGACAGCTATGGCCATGTAacaaagaacaagaacaacaactaaAGAACCCTACAGTCTTGATGACATATAGACATAAGCATTTATTTCACTTGTAAATATTTAAGCTGGCTGGAGGTTGGCTGTTGTAGGCTGGGACCTGATCTAGACCTTTCCTTTGCATTATAAATCATGATTAATcaggctggggtgtgtgtgtgtgtgtgtgtgtgtgtgtgtgtgtgtgtgtgtgtgtgtgtgtacacctgtaCTGGACCTTAAACTtagagccttgcactctcacttggctctctTTTTccccacttagcttttttttttcaccaaggctagcactgtatcacttcaactgtacctccacttccagcttttgctagtTACATGGAGACAGCAccctagtcctgagttcaaggcacaaaaaataaatttaaaaaggacaCGGTTTATGACATTTAAAACAGCCATTACTCAGATTTAAAATATGCCCCCTAAAACACAGGAGCATTATAAAAACACTGAAGAGAAGGGACAGAAAACATCAGAAGCAACATGGAAAAGTTTTAATAAGCATTAAATGAGTCAACGGAAGCAAAACCAAATATCCATTACCACAATCATCACCTATGAGTCAGAAGTTCAAAGTACATTCCTGCTTGAAGTGTCCTCTCATTTGAGAGGTGGATTCCTcctagctttttctctgtccAACACCAGCCTTCTACACAGCAGGGATTGCTCTGAGATTCATTTTGAGTGGTGAgttttctccatctctccatcctcaTAGTGCAATGAGCGAGCGTGTGGAGAAACTACATCTGTCTTGGGATATTCTCACTGAATATCTCCTCAGGTGCGTTCTGCTACCCTCATCTCCTCCACAGAACTACGACATCCTACTAGAATGTGGGCTAATTCTGCAGAGACCTTGGGGCTACATTTGTGAATTGTACATGGCCCGAAGGGAACAAGAACTTAATGAATTAATCTGTGCCAAAAATGattcctagccaggcactggtggctcacatctgtaatcctagctactcaggaggctgagatttgaggatcaaagttcaaatccaacccaggcagacatatccttgaaactcttttctccaattaatcagaaaaaaagctggaagtggagatgtggctcaagtggtagaccactagccttgagtgaaaaagctcagtgaaaGTTCAAGtgctagcacacacacatgcacatgcatgtgaacACATATATTCTTACTTCACAGTGGATAGAAACATACCAGTTCATAGAATCAGAATGTTCCAAGGAACAGTCAGGCATAGGACAAGGACGAGGGCAGATCTTCAATCGCTCTTTCCTCTGAATTAACTTCTCACACCAATAGCAGGCCCTTCCCCATAATGACAACAAGCTACCAGCAACTTCAGAACCACCCCCCCTAACCCCCGCCAaaagcagaacttttttttttttttccagtcctgggccttggactcagggcctgagcactgtccctggtttctctttgctcaagtctagcactctgccacttgagccacagtgccacttctggccgttttctatatatgtggtgctggggaatcgaacccaaggcttcatgtatatgaggcaagcactcttgccactaggctatatttccagccctagaACTTCTTTATCATCAATAAAAGCAGAACTTCTTTGACAtcagaatgaaaaaaacaaacaataaacaactGAAACTAATTCTCACAGGACTGCCTTGGTTTGGACAACTGAGCATGCATCAGGCCTCTGTCTCAAGCCCATCTGACAGATAGATAGTGGCCTCAGTGTGTGTGGGATGGTGCATGGTGGTGGtgcgtgtgtacatgtgtgtgtatgtgtgctcgcatgtgtgcacatgcaccatcagctcatgcctgtaatcctagctattcagaaggctgagatttgattatTACAGTTAAAAGTCAGCCCAAGccaacaaatctgagaaactcttttctccaattaaccagcaaaaagccagaagtggagttatggctcaagtagtaaagcccaGGCTTGACTAGataaaactaagcaagagtgtgaggctccgAATACAAGCTGCAATAACTGCATAtgaacacacagaaagaaagaaaggaagaaagaaagaaagaaagaaaagaaagaaagaaagaaagaaagaaagaaagaaagaaagaaagaaagaaatggagggagggagggaaggtgggagggaaagagaaagagaaggaaggaaggaaggaaggaaggaaggaaggaaggaaggaaggaaggaaggaagaaagagaaggttgggaatatggcctagtggcaagagtgcttgcctcgtatatatgaagccctgggttcgattccccagcaccacatatatagaaaaaggccagaattggcactgtggctcaagtggcagagtgctagccttgagcaaaaagaagccaggaacagtgcttaggccctgagttcaagccccaggactggcaaaaaaaaaaaaagaaaaaaaggaagaaggaagaaggaatgaaaaagagaaaaaaagagaaaaaaaataaaagaaggaaggaagaaagaaaggaaggaagggagtgagggagggagggagagagggagggagggagggagggaggggggagggaggaaggaaggaaggaaggaaggggagatgaACAAgcaaattttgagaaaaaatgaaaagaaaacaaaagcctattctcatcttttttttttcagtcctagggcttgaactcagagcctgagcactgtccctggcttctttttgctcaaggctagcactctgccacttgagtcacagcaccacttctggctttttctatatatgtggtgctgaggaatcgaacccagggcttcatgtatacgaggcaagcactctactgctaagccacaatcccagcccctattctcatcttttatttattttttgcacaaAGGAtcaagctggcctcagactcctcaccctcctgagtaactgagactATAGGTTTCCCATTTTGCCTGCCTCAATtaagttcttttaaaattatttctgttagggagctggggatatggcctagtggcaagagtgcttgcctcatatacatgaggccctgggtttgattcctcagcaccacatatacagaaaacggccagaagtggtgctgtggctcaagtggcagagtgctagccttgagcaaaaagaagccagggacagtgctcaggccctgagttcaaggcccaggactggaaaaaaaaaaaattatttctgttagGAGTTCTCCCTGTAGGACAGAAATAATGAGGCCACCACCCATCTGCTCTGTGCTTCCTAGTGTACAAAATACTTGTCCCACTGAATCCTTCCAGCCAGCCCACGAGGAAAATAGCATCATTCTACCATCTATGCAGAACAAGCCACAGGGACTTTAAGACATGAAGAGGTTTTGTTGAGCCTTTAAACATGTAAGGAACCAAAGAGGAGCTACAAGGCGCTGGCCTCAGGCAACTTCCTTTGCGTGACAAACTCTCAGACCTCCTCCATCACCacatcctccccttccccttccctgtagAGCTGCAGCTTCTCCATCTGCACCTGCTCACATCTCCCTTATCGCTTTGATTCTGCCAGTTTCTGCCACGCCTCCTCTCCGACCTTTGTTCCACACTCCTGCCTATGTTCCTGTGGACCTGGAACCTGTGGCTCACTTTCACTCACTGCCTCTGCCCTTGCTGACGCTTGGCCATGTGCACGGGCAAGTGTGCACGCTGTGTGGGGCTCTCCCTCATCTCCCTCTCCCTGATCTGCATCGTGGCCAATGCCCTCTTGCTGTGCCGGATGGGAAGACTACCTGGACAGACCATCTCAGTTTGCAAGTCTGGCTCATGGCTGGCTTCATCGGCGGGGGCCTGATGGTGAGGAGGCGGGGGCACGGGCTGGCAACCTGGGCACTGATGgtttctgaacaggaaggaagggaaagggcttGGTGGCATgattcagttggtagagcactagctagtgAGTGAaaacatcaggtactgagttcgagtCCTGATCTCAgactaaaaagagagagaagaaggactggcacctgggggtggggtggcaagGGGCCAGTGGGAACTCAGAGTTTGTCCAACCAGCCTACTATGTGCTGATCACTCTGCAGAAGGCCGTGGGGGACTGACCTTGAGCACAATGTCTGAGGGGAACAGGAGGTAAGGAGCCTCAAATCTCCAGTGAGCTTCCCTGGGGTGAGAGCAGgcccttcctgccctgcctgcctccatGGTTGAGCAGATGTGGGAAAGGCCTGTGGTAGACACGGAAGGAACAGCTGGCTGTGTGGGAGGTTATCAGAAACAGGTAATAAATAATAGgcagggggagaaaggaaagtgGAAACATCTGGAGCCAGGAGGCGATATCTCAATCCGTCAGTACCTCAGCGTCACCCTCCTCCATGTCTACTCATGCGCAACacacctttatttttctttaaattgttttaaaatttgtgtttgaatgtgccaGGAGCATGGCTGTCATGGTGGAACATCTGCATAgcaagtgccaaggccctgagttcatacctcaGTAGTGCCAAACATTTTATTTGGAtgggtactagagcttgaactcagggacttgcactttcccttggcttttgttgttggaccgggggcgggggggaggcttgaactcagggtctgagctctgtccctgagctatttttactcaaggctagtgttctaccactttatgccacagctccacttctagtttactggtggttaattggagataagtctcacgaattttcctgcccaggctggcaatcctcagatctcagcctcctgagtagctaggattacaggcatgagccactggcacacggctcacttggcttttttacttaagcttggcaccactggagccatacttccacttttggcttatattgctggttcactggagataagaatctctccaacttttctgcttgggcttagAATGtcaatccttagaactcagcctcttgagtagctaaaatcagaggcttgagccaccaacacctcacTCAGTCCACCTTTCTTGCCCTGCTCCGCTGGGTGCTGAGGATAATAAACTCAGGTCAGTACGAATGACAGAGAGATACCTCCAAGTCTTCCTGAACAtgaggattgtgtgtgtgtgtgtgtgtgtgtgtgtgtgtacaagcacATGtgcgcatgccagtcctggggcttgaactcggcctgagcgctgtccctgagctttttctctcaagggtagtgctctaccacaacaGCTGTATTTCCAGGTTTTCTTCTGtggattttattggagataagagtctcacagggatatggcctagtggcaagagtgcttgcctcgtatacatgaagctgccctgccagaagtggcgctgtggctcaagtggcagagtggtagccttgagcgggaagaagccagggacagtgatcaggccctgagtccaaggcccaggactggccaaaaaaaaaaaagtctcacaaactttcctgccctggaaggctttgaattgtgatcctcagatctcagcccctgaatagctaggattacaagcgtgggccaccagtgcctggcaatgaggatcttttaaaaagagggaaagagagtcaAATTTTCTAGACTTCCAAGGCCCCATCTTTCAAACTCCTCCCCATGAGGGAACTTCTGGATGATTACATCATCATGGAATAAAGACAACAGGTCCAACACGGCCCCCTGCCTCTCAGGACAGTTGACTGGTGAAATCTGTTCGCAGAGTTTTCCCTCCATCCCTGTCACTGGCCACGTCTCTATTAGCTAGATGGAAATTGCACTTCTTTAACCAACAACCCTGTCTTACCCTCTGATGTTTTTTCTTCTACTCCTTACCACCTGCATGGATTTGAGGACTCGGTCTCTTACACCTCTAGAAGTCACATTCCTCCCAGGAAGCCACATTTCTCCCAGGCCTACACACCCAGTGTCACATTAATGTCCCTTCTCCAGATTCAATCTAACTCACCTCCTTCCAGATAGATCCCCAAGTCTGTGCTCCCTCCCCTGCATCCACAGCTAATTCCCTCCCCACTCCATACTAGAGTCACTTTCAGGAGGCACTGAATAATGCCCTAGGGACACAGTTCAAGTCCTTGCTCTTCCTGAAACTTGGCTTCTAGTGATGGAGCTAAAGGTATCAAGAAAGCAACGCCAGCTAAGTGCTGGTgcctcacgactgtaatcctagctccttaggagtctgagatctgaggattgcagttcagagccagcctaggcaggaaagtccataagactcttatcgctAATAAACCACCcccaaactagaagtggagctgtggctcaaagtagtaaagcactagtctcaagcagaaaactcagggacagtgcccaggccttgagttcaaatcctaggaccaacaaaagaaaagaaagaaaaaaagagaaagggagaaagaaagagagagagagagagagagatggaggaaagggagggagggagggagggagggagggagggagggagggagggagggagggagggagggagggagggagggagggagggaggaaagaggaagaccaGGAGCCCCATGAGAACAGGAAGGCATTTCATTGACTGCAGTGCCCCTGGTGCCAAGATCAGAGCCTTTAGTCATTATACAAGACATCTATAGTGACCAGAGGAACACAAGAACTAGATAAGCAAGATGATTTTAGATAAACACAGGTGCCattaaaacataaagaaagaaagaaatcaaggtaGGATCATAAAAGTCTCCCAGGGCAAAGTAAAGAacccacttttcttttctttgtgaggGACTGGAAATTGAATCTaggaagccagatgccagtggcttctacctataatcctagctactcaggaggctgagatctgaagatctgggttcaaagccagcctagacagaaaagtccatgagactccaaaataaccactaaaaagccaggaatgggggTGTGGctaaagtaatagagtgccagccttaattgaaaaagctaagagacagagcccaggccctgagttcaaatcctagtattagtaccaaaaaagaaaatttgagtcTAGACctttgtgctttttaatcacatattCTGCCATTGAGCACACTTCCATCTGGGCCACATTTTACTGTagttttagtttggttttgttttgccagtcctgggccctggcttgtttgctcaaggccacttgagccacagcaccacctctggccattttctatatatgtggtgctggggaatcgaacccagggcttcatgtatacgaggcaagcgctcttgccactaggccatattcccagcccctttactgtAGTtttaggtaagattttttttttttggccagtcctgggccttgaactcagggcctgagcactgtccctggcttctttttgctcaatgctagcactctgccacttgagccacagtgccacttcaggccgttttctgtatatgtggtgctggggaattgaacccagggcctcatgtataggaggcaagcactcttgccactaggccatatccccagcccttaggtaAGATTTTGATGAGAGGAAGTCTGAATTGATCAGACAAGCAACCAAATTTCATACCTATCAGTGCAATGTGAACTTTCTAGTTGTTCCACGTAGCACTGGATTGAAGAAGATCCCTCTGGTGGTTGTGTAGAGATGGAATAATGAGCAGGTCAATAATAGatgaagaaagaccagtcaggcgctggtggttcactcctgtaatcctggatactcagaaggctgagatctgaggatcatagttcaaagccaacccaggcatgaaagtccatgagacacatctctaattaaccactgaaaagccgaagtggacctatggcccaaagtggtagagtacgagccttgagaaaaagacagggacagcatccaggccctgagttcaagccatacaacCAACAAATAGACTTGGtaagcctaactactcaagaggttgagacctgagaataCTAtaaaggccaggccaggcagataaatccaagagactcttgcctccaactaTCCAGCAAATAAAAAGTTagtagtggaggtgtggatcaagtagtagagtgccatcctttagcaaaaaatctaaggaacagtgcccctgccctgagttcaagccttagaacaggcacatttaaaaactaaaaagcaaGACAAGCAAAGAATCTAACCTGGTACAACAAAATCAAAAGAGGGCAAAGGCTGTTGAGATATATAAAGCTGGAGACAAAGTGAGGAACCTCAAGTGCTTTGCTAGGATCCTTAGCTAGagtctcttgggggggggggatattggTAATAGAACGTGGGACCTCAAGCATGCTAATCAAGTGCTCTCCTACTTAAGCTGCATCCTcaataccccccccccttttttttttgccagtcctggggcttgaactcagggcctaagcactgtccctaagcttttttttgttttttttggccagtcctgggccttgtactcagggcctgagcactgtccctggcttttttttttttttttttttgctcaaggctagcactctaccacttgagccatagcaccacttccagctttttctgtttatgtggtactgaggaattgaagcttgcaaggtaacactctaccactaagccacattcccagccccaaaccttttcatttttattttgcttttgaaatatgGTCTTGATACCTTTTTGTTCATGTTTCCCTCAAACTCAACATCCCTCTCtcccctgagtacctaggattaccagcaagaaccaccacacccagtttaaAGTTCagtcttgtgtatgtgtgtcctggggacttgaacttggggcctgggtgctgttcctgaacttttttgttcaatgctagcactctaccacttgagccataactccatttctggcttcttggtgcttaattagaatgaatagtctcacaaactttcctgcccgggctggctttgaactgcaatcctcagatctcagcctccttgtgtagctgagattacaggcatgaggcactgtcaCCTGGCTTGATAGGCTACTTGGTGAACTACTGGAATTGAGCCAAGAAAAGATCAACTGAAAAGCCTGATACTAGTACCTcgttcctgtcatcctagctactcatgaggctgacatctgaggattgtggtgtgaagctagcccaggcagaaaaggtcatgagattcttatctccaataaactagggAATAAAGCTCAGCCAAAATcttaaaactggaagtagaagtgtggctcaagtggtagagtacccgcTTTGAGgaaaaacagctaagggagaacactgaggccctgagttcaagccctagcagctGAAACTCACACCGATTAACTGAAGATGAATACTAAATTTAGTATGGCTGCACATGAAGGATGGTATGTTGGGAAACAGGGGCAGTAACTATGGAAATCTAGTAGAGAGGTAGAGGACTTCTTGTAAAAGGTGAgtagaatgggctgggaatatggcctagtggtaaagtgcttgccttgtacacatgaagccctgggttcgattcctcagtaccacgtatatagaaaaagccaaaagtgacactgtggctcaagtggtagagtgctagccttgagcaaaaagaagccaaggacagtgctcaggccctgatttcaagccccaggactggcaaaaaaaaaaaagaaagaaagaaagaaagaaaggtaaggaGGAGCTGAAtgtgaggaaaaagaagaaaggaccgACAGATTTAGGAGCCATTGAAGGCAAGTCGATATTTGAAGTCTTGGCTGGGTATAGGAAGATTAATATTTTTCAGGCTAGGTGAATTAGtggatatttttttctctaatgaaCACAAGAAAGtcaaaagtaaaatgaattggCTGGAATATTGTGCAGTCAGTATAAAGCTGGCTGAATCTGAGCTTAAGCCAAGACTTCACGTGAACACATTGTTCAGGCAGTTTAATTTACAGCTGCAGGCAACTGGAGGAATAGCCGattgcctgggaagagctgggcTTTGTGAGAAAATCCACAGGGAGAAAAAGGATCTGAGGCTGAATATTAAGAAATACTGCAATATATATCAGAAAACTGTGAACATCCTCTTACTCATGCCAGGTCACTGGGATCTTCCACATCACCATCCTTACCTGCTGTGAGCTCTAAATATTAGAGTTAGAGAGCCTTTACCCCAAGGGAGTCTTGGACAAAAATCCCCCTGTTCTCTTACTAAACTCTGAGAAAAACCTGTAAGATAAATCTGGAAGCCCCATTTTCACAGGTCAAAACTGAGACCTAGCCTggagctgggggctcacacctgtaatcctagctattcaggaggccagcccccacaggaaaatccatgagactcttgcttccaattaaccaccagaagtggcttaaagtggtagagtccaagaaccaggattgacaaaaaaaaaaaaaaaaaaaaaaaaaaaccaaactgaaaTCCAGAGAAACCATCCTAGAGTATGAGGGAATGCAGGGATGGCTAAACATAGGCCTCCTGGTTGCTGTCTAAGCTGCAAactgaggctgaggtctgaatcTATGTGCCAAGATTTGAGGGGAATATATCATATTGGAGCCTGCCTTACAGGAAGCTACACTCTGGACAGAGGTAAAGTAGGCAGGTAAATAATGATAAGTTAAGATTGAGCCCATCCTGCTCTCAGAAATAAAGATAAAGTCCTTTCTATAGTCCAAAGGGCTGAGAGTATCTTGGCAAATTCCCGGAGGAAGTGAGCAAAGATGCAAACAAAGTCTTGAGAAGCTGAGAGGCCATCTTATCTATGACTGACTCTTGACCCACAGGTGCTGTGTCCAGGAATTGCCGCTGTTCGTGCTGGGGGCAAGGGCTGTTGTGGTGCAGGCTGCTGTGGAAATCGCTGCAGGGTAAGATCTAAATGAAGAAGAGATTCAGTCCATTGTGGTAGCTCAgatctttaatcccagcactcaggagacttggGAAAAGCACCAGTGGAGGCCAGCCTAGTCTACACaggaagttccaggccagcttgagctgCATACTTAGACCTTGTGTGACGGGTGGAGTGGGGAGATTGAGAGACTGAGGTCTCTGAACCCTTCCTTTTAGAGCTCCTCTTCAGGGTTCCAGACCCCAGGCTACCCCGTCCTCCCACTTAGAGGTCAGCTCTCAGCCTGACCAGAGGGCATTACAGCCCCCAGAACTTCACATCCGCAGGCCCTCGGGCTAGCCTCACTCCAAGACTGGGGCTTGATGGCAAATGCATTTTGATTGTGGCTGGAAAGTAGCAAGGCAACGTGCGAGGCAGAGCTTGGCGCAATTGTTCCACAACTGGAGACCCCACCACTGTAGTCGCTCCCGTTCTGCCCTCCATGCAGATGCTTCGCTCTGTTTTCTGCTCCGCCTTCGGGTTGCTCGGCGCCATCTACTGTCTCTCGGTGTCTGCAGCCGGGCTGCGCATTGGACCCAAATGCTTAAAACATGGCACATGGGACTACCACCTCCAAGACACGGAGTAAGTCTCTGCCCGCATTTGTGCCCCACACTTCCCGCATCTCCCCACCTGCTTTTCCCACGTAAGTCAACCCAGGCCAGACCAGGCTTCCAGAGCGTTCCCTTGCTGgttgctggtgcctcacacctgtgatcaAGCCTCAGAAGGCTGCGATCCTGGGGACTCTTATGcccaatgaagcaccagaaaaccggaagtggcgctgtggcttaaaaatggtggagtgctagccttgagctgaagagctcaggggcagcacccaggcccagagttcaagctccaccattgaccaaaaaaaaaaaaaaaaaaaaaagaatgtaaggccctgagtttaagtcccagtgccagcacaaaaaaagaggagagcGCTCCCTCCGCCCAAAGGAGCCCTTTGCAAATGC
This sequence is a window from Perognathus longimembris pacificus isolate PPM17 chromosome 17, ASM2315922v1, whole genome shotgun sequence. Protein-coding genes within it:
- the Tm4sf5 gene encoding LOW QUALITY PROTEIN: transmembrane 4 L6 family member 5 (The sequence of the model RefSeq protein was modified relative to this genomic sequence to represent the inferred CDS: inserted 1 base in 1 codon) — protein: MCTGKCARCVGLSLISLSLICIVANALLXVPDGKTTWTDHLSLQVWLMAGFIGGGLMVLCPGIAAVRAGGKGCCGAGCCGNRCRMLRSVFCSAFGLLGAIYCLSVSAAGLRIGPKCLKHGTWDYHLQDTEGAYLYNDTLWDWCEEPPHVVPWNVTLFSLLVAASCLEILLCGIQLVNALVGVVCGDCRKKEGA